The following proteins come from a genomic window of Phycodurus eques isolate BA_2022a chromosome 9, UOR_Pequ_1.1, whole genome shotgun sequence:
- the cstf2 gene encoding cleavage stimulation factor subunit 2 isoform X3, with the protein MANLAAAAAAAAAAAANRDPAVDRSLRSVFVGNIPYEATEEQLKDIFSEVGLVVSFRLVYDRETGKPKGYGFCEYQDQETALSAMRNLNGREFNGRALRVDNAASEKNKEELKSMGTGLGTGAPILESPFGDSVAPEEAPESISRAVASLPPEQMFELMKQMKLCVQNSPQEARNMLLQNPQLAYALLQAQVVMRIVDPEIALKMLHRQTTTQPLISSGQGGGAPPVNPPPALPNMAAPQQQPVVGMHVNGAPPMMQPPNMGVVPGPGPGAGPAPGPAGPPGGGGIPPRGLLGDGPNDPRGGSLLSVTGDTIEPNRGYMGAPPPHAAPPVHMGPMGGGPPPDMRGPPMDMRGPPMGEPRNMMGDPRGPPMMEQRGPPMETRGRDPRAMDPRGPVAGQRVPMVVGMQGAIPHNMGPNPALATRPGPGMPGVPPSGAGGGGSGFSPGQNQVSTQDQEKAALIMQVLQLTPEQIAMLPPEQRQSILILKEQIQKTTGAP; encoded by the exons ATGGCGAACCTtgccgctgctgctgccgccgctgccgccgcGGCTGCTAATAGAGACCCAGCCGTCGACCGTTCATTACGCTCAGTGTTTG TGGGGAATATTCCTTATGAAGCAACCGAAGAACAGTTAAAAGACATCTTCTCAGAAGTCGGACTTGTTGTCAGCTTCAG GTTAGTGTATGACAGGGAGACTGGCAAACCAAAGGGATATGGCTTCTGTGAGTATCAAGACCAGGAGACTGCACTCAGTGCCATGCGGAACCTCAACGGCAGAGAGTTCAATGGTCGAGCTCTGCGTGTTGACAACGCCGCCAGTGAGAAAAACAAGGAAGAGCTTAAAAGT ATGGGAACAGGTTTGGGAACTGGAGCGCCCATCCTCGAGTCTCCATTTGGGGACAGCGTGGCACCAGAGGAGGCGCCCGAGTCCATCAGCCGGGCTGTGGCCAGTCTACCACCTGAACAGATGTTTGAACTAATGAAACAGATGAAG CTGTGTGTGCAGAACAGTCCTCAGGAGGCGAGGAACATGCTGCTGCAGAACCCTCAGCTGGCGTACGCCCTGCTGCAGGCCCAGGTAGTCATGCGCATTGTGGATCCAGAGATCGCGCTG AAAATGCTCCACCGCCAAACCACAACCCAGCCGCTCATCTCGAGCGGACAAGGGGGAGGAGCACCGCCGGTCAATCCGCCACCTGCCCTGCCCAACATGGCGGCCCCACAGCAGCAGCCTGTG GTCGGGATGCACGTGAATGGAGCGCCTCCGATGATGCAGCCTCCCAACATGGGCGTCGTCCCTGGACCTGGACCTGGAGCCGGGCCGGCCCCGGGACCCGCCGGCCCTCCAG GAGGGGGCGGTATCCCCCCCAGGGGTCTGCTGGGCGACGGCCCCAACGATCCCCGAGGGGGCAGCCTGCTGTCGGTCACGGGAGACACCATCGAGCCCAA CCGAGGCTACATGGGAGCGCCTCCGCCCCACGCCGCGCCACCAGTGCACATGGGCCCGATGGGAGGCGGACCGCCGCCCGACATGAGAGGACCACCGATGGACATGAGGGGGCCGCCCATGGGAGAGCCGCGAAATATGATGGGTGACCCCAGAGGGCCCCCTATGATGGAGCAGCGGGGACCCCCCATGGAAACCCGAG GCCGCGATCCCAGAGCGATGGACCCCCGCGGCCCCGTGGCGGGCCAGAGGGTTCCCATGGTGGTAGGAATGCAAGGCGCCATCCCGCACAACATGGGGCCCAACCCAGCCCTCGCCACACGGCCG GGTCCCGGTATGCCAGGAGTTCCTCCGTCGGGAGCAGGAGGAGGCGGCAGCGGCTTCAGCCCGGGACAGAACCAAGTTTCTACACAGGACCAGGAGAAG GCCGCCCTGATCATGCAGGTTCTGCAGCTGACCCCGGAACAGATCGCCATGTTGCCCCCCGAGCAGAGGCAGAGCATCCTCATCCTCAAAGAACAGATTCAGAAAACCACTGGCGCACCTTGA
- the cstf2 gene encoding cleavage stimulation factor subunit 2 isoform X1 — protein MANLAAAAAAAAAAAANRDPAVDRSLRSVFVGNIPYEATEEQLKDIFSEVGLVVSFRLVYDRETGKPKGYGFCEYQDQETALSAMRNLNGREFNGRALRVDNAASEKNKEELKSMGTGLGTGAPILESPFGDSVAPEEAPESISRAVASLPPEQMFELMKQMKLCVQNSPQEARNMLLQNPQLAYALLQAQVVMRIVDPEIALKMLHRQTTTQPLISSGQGGGAPPVNPPPALPNMAAPQQQPVVGMHVNGAPPMMQPPNMGVVPGPGPGAGPAPGPAGPPGNLQHSPTGSSAQAAIDRPQGGGGIPPRGLLGDGPNDPRGGSLLSVTGDTIEPNRGYMGAPPPHAAPPVHMGPMGGGPPPDMRGPPMDMRGPPMGEPRNMMGDPRGPPMMEQRGPPMETRGRDPRAMDPRGPVAGQRVPMVVGMQGAIPHNMGPNPALATRPGPGMPGVPPSGAGGGGSGFSPGQNQVSTQDQEKAALIMQVLQLTPEQIAMLPPEQRQSILILKEQIQKTTGAP, from the exons ATGGCGAACCTtgccgctgctgctgccgccgctgccgccgcGGCTGCTAATAGAGACCCAGCCGTCGACCGTTCATTACGCTCAGTGTTTG TGGGGAATATTCCTTATGAAGCAACCGAAGAACAGTTAAAAGACATCTTCTCAGAAGTCGGACTTGTTGTCAGCTTCAG GTTAGTGTATGACAGGGAGACTGGCAAACCAAAGGGATATGGCTTCTGTGAGTATCAAGACCAGGAGACTGCACTCAGTGCCATGCGGAACCTCAACGGCAGAGAGTTCAATGGTCGAGCTCTGCGTGTTGACAACGCCGCCAGTGAGAAAAACAAGGAAGAGCTTAAAAGT ATGGGAACAGGTTTGGGAACTGGAGCGCCCATCCTCGAGTCTCCATTTGGGGACAGCGTGGCACCAGAGGAGGCGCCCGAGTCCATCAGCCGGGCTGTGGCCAGTCTACCACCTGAACAGATGTTTGAACTAATGAAACAGATGAAG CTGTGTGTGCAGAACAGTCCTCAGGAGGCGAGGAACATGCTGCTGCAGAACCCTCAGCTGGCGTACGCCCTGCTGCAGGCCCAGGTAGTCATGCGCATTGTGGATCCAGAGATCGCGCTG AAAATGCTCCACCGCCAAACCACAACCCAGCCGCTCATCTCGAGCGGACAAGGGGGAGGAGCACCGCCGGTCAATCCGCCACCTGCCCTGCCCAACATGGCGGCCCCACAGCAGCAGCCTGTG GTCGGGATGCACGTGAATGGAGCGCCTCCGATGATGCAGCCTCCCAACATGGGCGTCGTCCCTGGACCTGGACCTGGAGCCGGGCCGGCCCCGGGACCCGCCGGCCCTCCAG GAAACCTTCAGCATTCCCCCACAGGATCGTCTGCACAAGCCGCAATCGATCGGCCTCAAG GAGGGGGCGGTATCCCCCCCAGGGGTCTGCTGGGCGACGGCCCCAACGATCCCCGAGGGGGCAGCCTGCTGTCGGTCACGGGAGACACCATCGAGCCCAA CCGAGGCTACATGGGAGCGCCTCCGCCCCACGCCGCGCCACCAGTGCACATGGGCCCGATGGGAGGCGGACCGCCGCCCGACATGAGAGGACCACCGATGGACATGAGGGGGCCGCCCATGGGAGAGCCGCGAAATATGATGGGTGACCCCAGAGGGCCCCCTATGATGGAGCAGCGGGGACCCCCCATGGAAACCCGAG GCCGCGATCCCAGAGCGATGGACCCCCGCGGCCCCGTGGCGGGCCAGAGGGTTCCCATGGTGGTAGGAATGCAAGGCGCCATCCCGCACAACATGGGGCCCAACCCAGCCCTCGCCACACGGCCG GGTCCCGGTATGCCAGGAGTTCCTCCGTCGGGAGCAGGAGGAGGCGGCAGCGGCTTCAGCCCGGGACAGAACCAAGTTTCTACACAGGACCAGGAGAAG GCCGCCCTGATCATGCAGGTTCTGCAGCTGACCCCGGAACAGATCGCCATGTTGCCCCCCGAGCAGAGGCAGAGCATCCTCATCCTCAAAGAACAGATTCAGAAAACCACTGGCGCACCTTGA
- the cstf2 gene encoding cleavage stimulation factor subunit 2 isoform X4, whose product MANLAAAAAAAAAAAANRDPAVDRSLRSVFVGNIPYEATEEQLKDIFSEVGLVVSFRLVYDRETGKPKGYGFCEYQDQETALSAMRNLNGREFNGRALRVDNAASEKNKEELKSLGTGAPILESPFGDSVAPEEAPESISRAVASLPPEQMFELMKQMKLCVQNSPQEARNMLLQNPQLAYALLQAQVVMRIVDPEIALKMLHRQTTTQPLISSGQGGGAPPVNPPPALPNMAAPQQQPVVGMHVNGAPPMMQPPNMGVVPGPGPGAGPAPGPAGPPGGGGIPPRGLLGDGPNDPRGGSLLSVTGDTIEPNRGYMGAPPPHAAPPVHMGPMGGGPPPDMRGPPMDMRGPPMGEPRNMMGDPRGPPMMEQRGPPMETRGRDPRAMDPRGPVAGQRVPMVVGMQGAIPHNMGPNPALATRPGPGMPGVPPSGAGGGGSGFSPGQNQVSTQDQEKAALIMQVLQLTPEQIAMLPPEQRQSILILKEQIQKTTGAP is encoded by the exons ATGGCGAACCTtgccgctgctgctgccgccgctgccgccgcGGCTGCTAATAGAGACCCAGCCGTCGACCGTTCATTACGCTCAGTGTTTG TGGGGAATATTCCTTATGAAGCAACCGAAGAACAGTTAAAAGACATCTTCTCAGAAGTCGGACTTGTTGTCAGCTTCAG GTTAGTGTATGACAGGGAGACTGGCAAACCAAAGGGATATGGCTTCTGTGAGTATCAAGACCAGGAGACTGCACTCAGTGCCATGCGGAACCTCAACGGCAGAGAGTTCAATGGTCGAGCTCTGCGTGTTGACAACGCCGCCAGTGAGAAAAACAAGGAAGAGCTTAAAA GTTTGGGAACTGGAGCGCCCATCCTCGAGTCTCCATTTGGGGACAGCGTGGCACCAGAGGAGGCGCCCGAGTCCATCAGCCGGGCTGTGGCCAGTCTACCACCTGAACAGATGTTTGAACTAATGAAACAGATGAAG CTGTGTGTGCAGAACAGTCCTCAGGAGGCGAGGAACATGCTGCTGCAGAACCCTCAGCTGGCGTACGCCCTGCTGCAGGCCCAGGTAGTCATGCGCATTGTGGATCCAGAGATCGCGCTG AAAATGCTCCACCGCCAAACCACAACCCAGCCGCTCATCTCGAGCGGACAAGGGGGAGGAGCACCGCCGGTCAATCCGCCACCTGCCCTGCCCAACATGGCGGCCCCACAGCAGCAGCCTGTG GTCGGGATGCACGTGAATGGAGCGCCTCCGATGATGCAGCCTCCCAACATGGGCGTCGTCCCTGGACCTGGACCTGGAGCCGGGCCGGCCCCGGGACCCGCCGGCCCTCCAG GAGGGGGCGGTATCCCCCCCAGGGGTCTGCTGGGCGACGGCCCCAACGATCCCCGAGGGGGCAGCCTGCTGTCGGTCACGGGAGACACCATCGAGCCCAA CCGAGGCTACATGGGAGCGCCTCCGCCCCACGCCGCGCCACCAGTGCACATGGGCCCGATGGGAGGCGGACCGCCGCCCGACATGAGAGGACCACCGATGGACATGAGGGGGCCGCCCATGGGAGAGCCGCGAAATATGATGGGTGACCCCAGAGGGCCCCCTATGATGGAGCAGCGGGGACCCCCCATGGAAACCCGAG GCCGCGATCCCAGAGCGATGGACCCCCGCGGCCCCGTGGCGGGCCAGAGGGTTCCCATGGTGGTAGGAATGCAAGGCGCCATCCCGCACAACATGGGGCCCAACCCAGCCCTCGCCACACGGCCG GGTCCCGGTATGCCAGGAGTTCCTCCGTCGGGAGCAGGAGGAGGCGGCAGCGGCTTCAGCCCGGGACAGAACCAAGTTTCTACACAGGACCAGGAGAAG GCCGCCCTGATCATGCAGGTTCTGCAGCTGACCCCGGAACAGATCGCCATGTTGCCCCCCGAGCAGAGGCAGAGCATCCTCATCCTCAAAGAACAGATTCAGAAAACCACTGGCGCACCTTGA
- the cstf2 gene encoding cleavage stimulation factor subunit 2 isoform X2 has translation MANLAAAAAAAAAAAANRDPAVDRSLRSVFVGNIPYEATEEQLKDIFSEVGLVVSFRLVYDRETGKPKGYGFCEYQDQETALSAMRNLNGREFNGRALRVDNAASEKNKEELKSLGTGAPILESPFGDSVAPEEAPESISRAVASLPPEQMFELMKQMKLCVQNSPQEARNMLLQNPQLAYALLQAQVVMRIVDPEIALKMLHRQTTTQPLISSGQGGGAPPVNPPPALPNMAAPQQQPVVGMHVNGAPPMMQPPNMGVVPGPGPGAGPAPGPAGPPGNLQHSPTGSSAQAAIDRPQGGGGIPPRGLLGDGPNDPRGGSLLSVTGDTIEPNRGYMGAPPPHAAPPVHMGPMGGGPPPDMRGPPMDMRGPPMGEPRNMMGDPRGPPMMEQRGPPMETRGRDPRAMDPRGPVAGQRVPMVVGMQGAIPHNMGPNPALATRPGPGMPGVPPSGAGGGGSGFSPGQNQVSTQDQEKAALIMQVLQLTPEQIAMLPPEQRQSILILKEQIQKTTGAP, from the exons ATGGCGAACCTtgccgctgctgctgccgccgctgccgccgcGGCTGCTAATAGAGACCCAGCCGTCGACCGTTCATTACGCTCAGTGTTTG TGGGGAATATTCCTTATGAAGCAACCGAAGAACAGTTAAAAGACATCTTCTCAGAAGTCGGACTTGTTGTCAGCTTCAG GTTAGTGTATGACAGGGAGACTGGCAAACCAAAGGGATATGGCTTCTGTGAGTATCAAGACCAGGAGACTGCACTCAGTGCCATGCGGAACCTCAACGGCAGAGAGTTCAATGGTCGAGCTCTGCGTGTTGACAACGCCGCCAGTGAGAAAAACAAGGAAGAGCTTAAAA GTTTGGGAACTGGAGCGCCCATCCTCGAGTCTCCATTTGGGGACAGCGTGGCACCAGAGGAGGCGCCCGAGTCCATCAGCCGGGCTGTGGCCAGTCTACCACCTGAACAGATGTTTGAACTAATGAAACAGATGAAG CTGTGTGTGCAGAACAGTCCTCAGGAGGCGAGGAACATGCTGCTGCAGAACCCTCAGCTGGCGTACGCCCTGCTGCAGGCCCAGGTAGTCATGCGCATTGTGGATCCAGAGATCGCGCTG AAAATGCTCCACCGCCAAACCACAACCCAGCCGCTCATCTCGAGCGGACAAGGGGGAGGAGCACCGCCGGTCAATCCGCCACCTGCCCTGCCCAACATGGCGGCCCCACAGCAGCAGCCTGTG GTCGGGATGCACGTGAATGGAGCGCCTCCGATGATGCAGCCTCCCAACATGGGCGTCGTCCCTGGACCTGGACCTGGAGCCGGGCCGGCCCCGGGACCCGCCGGCCCTCCAG GAAACCTTCAGCATTCCCCCACAGGATCGTCTGCACAAGCCGCAATCGATCGGCCTCAAG GAGGGGGCGGTATCCCCCCCAGGGGTCTGCTGGGCGACGGCCCCAACGATCCCCGAGGGGGCAGCCTGCTGTCGGTCACGGGAGACACCATCGAGCCCAA CCGAGGCTACATGGGAGCGCCTCCGCCCCACGCCGCGCCACCAGTGCACATGGGCCCGATGGGAGGCGGACCGCCGCCCGACATGAGAGGACCACCGATGGACATGAGGGGGCCGCCCATGGGAGAGCCGCGAAATATGATGGGTGACCCCAGAGGGCCCCCTATGATGGAGCAGCGGGGACCCCCCATGGAAACCCGAG GCCGCGATCCCAGAGCGATGGACCCCCGCGGCCCCGTGGCGGGCCAGAGGGTTCCCATGGTGGTAGGAATGCAAGGCGCCATCCCGCACAACATGGGGCCCAACCCAGCCCTCGCCACACGGCCG GGTCCCGGTATGCCAGGAGTTCCTCCGTCGGGAGCAGGAGGAGGCGGCAGCGGCTTCAGCCCGGGACAGAACCAAGTTTCTACACAGGACCAGGAGAAG GCCGCCCTGATCATGCAGGTTCTGCAGCTGACCCCGGAACAGATCGCCATGTTGCCCCCCGAGCAGAGGCAGAGCATCCTCATCCTCAAAGAACAGATTCAGAAAACCACTGGCGCACCTTGA